The Bradyrhizobium sp. B097 genome contains the following window.
CCGGCCTCGGCCAGCGTCGGCACGACGTCGGCATAGCTGTGGATATCGTACGGCCAGCCGTGCAGCAGGATGACTGCGGGACCCGACGCCGGGCCCATTTCGACATAGCCGGTATCGAGCACGCCGGCATTGATCTGCTTGACCGGACCGATCGTGGTGTGGCTCCCGGCCTTGACCGCTGATAGCGCCGGCTTGGACTGGGCCTCGGCCGATCCGATGAAGCCGAGCCTGGAAACGGCAAGGATCCCGCCGGCGATGCCAAGGAAGCGGCGGCGTTGCTGATTGATGGATTGCGACATGGCGATCTCCTTAAGTCTGGTGTCGGCATCGACTATTGCAGAGACCGACCCCGCCCGCTTTCAGAGGACGTGGATATGTCCTTCAGACCGTCGTGATTTTGGCCCCACGCCGCCTGTGCTAGGTTCCGCCCTGGATTCAGCCGCCGGCCGCCGGACTCTTCGATTTGACCTACCATTTCAACGACTTGACCCTCGACTCCGAGCGCCGGGAGCTGCGCCGCGGCGATGCCCTGGTGGCCGTCGAGCCGCAGGTCTTCGATCTGCTTGAGTTCCTGATCCGCGCCCGCGACCGCGTCGTCAGCCGCGACGAGGTGCTGGCGGCGGTCTGGCACGGCCGGATCGTCTCGGAAGCGACGCTGAGCAGCCGGGTCAATGCGGCGCGGACCGCGATCGGCGACAATGGCGAGGAGCAGCGGCTGATCCGCACCCTGCCCCGCAAAGGCCTGCGCTTTGTCGGCGATGTCAGCGAGCACAGCGCGCCCGATCATTCGATTGTGGACAAGGCCGCCCCGCCGCGGCCGAGCGAAGGTCCGTCGATCGCGGTCTTGCCCTTCACCAATATGAGCGGCGATCCCGAGCAGGATTATTTCGCCGACGGCATCGCCGAGGACATCACCACCGCGCTTGCGCGTTGCAGCCGCCTCACCGTGATCGCGCGCAACTCCGCCTTCACCTACAAGGGCAAGGCGGTCGATATCCGCCAGGTCGGGCGCGATCTCGGTGTCGGCTATGTGCTCGAAGGCAGCGTCCGCCGCGGCGGCGACCGCCTGCGCATCACCGGACAGTTGATCGACGCCGTCTCCGGCGCGCATCTGTGGGCCGACCGCTTCGACGGCGCGGCGACCGACGTGTTCGACCTGCAGGACCGCATCACCGAGAACGTGGTCGGCGCGATCGAGCCGACCTTGCTCGTTGCGGAAGCCGAGCGGGTGCGGACGGCGCCACCGGACAGGCTCGACGCCTACGACCTGCTGCTGCGCGCCTACAGCCTGCGCTACGAGTTCACGCCCGAGGGCATGGTTGCCGCGCTCGATTGCCTCGACCAGGCGCTGGCTCTCGCCCCGGCTTACGCGCCGGCGCTGGCGGCGTCGGCCTATTGCCACGCCATGCGTCACGTCCAGGGTTGGCTGAAGCCGAACGACGCCTACCGGGAACGCGCGGTCACGCAGGCCTGGCGCGCAGTCGAGCTCGCGCCGGGTGACCCGCAGGTCCTCTGGATGGCGGCGTTCGCGATCTGGAACATGGCCGACGAGATCGAACCCGCGCGCGAATTGTTCGAACGGTCGCTTGCGATCAACCCGAATTCGGCGATGGCGCTCGTCCTGTGCGGCTGGATCGAGGCGATGCGCGGCAACCAGCAGGCCGGCCGCGCCATGATCGAGCGCGCACAACGGCTGAACCCGCGCGACCCGCGCGGCTGGTTCGCCTCCGCAGCGCTGGCGATCTGCGCGGTGCTCGACCAGAACTTTGCCGAAGCGGTGATGTGGGCCGACAAGGCGCTAGCGCAGAACCGCCGCTTCGCGGTGGCGCTGCGGGTCTTGATCGTGGCGCTGGTCAAGACCGGCGAGACCGAGCGCGCGACCCAGATCGCGCGCGAACTGCTCAAGGTCGATCCGGAGTTCACGATCTCCGGATTCCTGTCACGGATTCCGTTCCCGGTGGAATCGATGTCCGTGACTTATCGTGAAACCCTCAAGGCCGCCGGCGTCCCGGACTGATACTGCCCGGAGGACGCGACGATCATTCATCCGTGGTGCGCCGGGCGGCTTGTTTGGCAGCATCGGCCTGATGGCAGTGCATCCCTCGTCGTCGAGTTCGTAGCGCATGATTCGGCCCGCTTCGGTCAAAGATTCGAATCATGGCTCGGCAGTCAGGCTCATTGAACCCGTGCCGACGGGAGCGGTCGCGATGTGCCCGGAAGCGGACACGCATTATGCTCACCTTGAGTTTTGTCGAGTTTGACCCATTGCAGACATTTTGCACGGCATCATAGAGGGTTCAGAGCGAACCCTGTTGCCTTTGCGCATTCCGCCTGATGGCTGTACTCTCGGAGCGCGGAAGAAAATCGCCGCGCGGAGGATGCGATGCCACATTCGAGCGAGCAGAACTCTGAGGACCATCCATCACGTCTCAACCGGCGCGACATGCTGCTCGCGGGCACAGCGATGGCGGTGGTTTCCACCGCAACGGTTGCGATGGGGACTGCTCCGACATCCGCACAACAACCCCAAAAGCCAAACGTTGTTTTCATTCTCGCCGATAATGTCGGTTATGGCGATTTGGGGTGCTATGGCGGCGGAGAGTTGCGTGGCGCACCAACACCGCGTCTCGACCAATTGGCGCGCGAGGGATTGCGGCTTACCCAGTTTCTGGTCGAACCGGCCTGTACGCCCTCCCGCGCGGCTCTCTTGACGGGCCAATACTCGATCCGCAACGGCTTATCACTTATAGCTATCGAGGGTTCCCCTAATACGCTTCCCGCCCGCGCCTTCACCATGGGCGAGCTGTTTAAGGGCGCAGGCTATGCCACGGCGATCTTCGGCAAGTGGCATCTCGGCGGCGAACCGCAGAGCTTGCCGACCGCACACGGCTTCGACGAGTACTATGGCATCCCTCCAAATATCTCTTGGGACGCGGCAACCTACGTCAGCACGACGGAACTAACGCATTCAGTCGCGGCCACTCCGGCCGAGCTTCTAGCGCGTGGGCCGCAAATCGTTGAGGCGACTGCCGGGAGAGCGTTGCAGACGGTGAAGCCGTTCACACCAGAAGTGCGCGCAAACATCGATTATGAACTGATCGATAAGTCCATCGACTTCATACGGCGGCAGAAGGCCGCCGCGAAGCCCTTCCTTCTATACCTGCCATTTTCGATGGGACATGTGCCGAACCTGCCTTCTGAGCAGTTCAAGGGCAAATCGCGGATCGGCAATTACGGCGACAAGATCATGGAGGGCGACTATCACGTCGGCCAAATCCTCGACACACTGAAAGAACTTGGAATAGACGACAGCACCCTTGTGGTCTTTGCGTCCGACAATGGACCCTATGGTCAAACCACGCGGGAGTTCGGAAATGATGGGACGCCCGATATGGGCAATGCCGGTCCCTTCCGTGGCGAGTTGGGAGAAGCGACGGAGGGCGCAATCCGGACGGTGGCCCTCATCCGCTGGCCCGGAAAGATCCAGCCAAACACAACCTCCTATGCGATGTTCTCAATCATGGATTTCATGCCGACCTTCGCCCACATTGTCGGTGGCACGATGCCAACTGATCGTCCTATCGATGGCGTAGACCAGACCGACGTGCTGCTAGGCAACAGCGCCGCGGGACATCGCGAAAATCTCCTGAGCTTCATTGGTGCCGATCTGGTCGCCGCCCGATGGAAGCAATGGCGCATCTACTTTACCGACGTTCATCCTACTGGCGACGGACCTCAGCGGCAGCCCGGCATTTTCTCGGCCAGCGCTCGGATGGCGGGCTACCCGAAGGTCTACAACATCGAGATGGACCCGCACGAGGACCTCATCGTGGGAGGCATGTTTAGCTGGGTGTCAGAGCCGGCGCTCAAGCAGGTCGATGAATATTTGGAAACGGTCAAGAAATATCCCAATCCGCCCGCGCCTAACGTCACGCAGTTCCATGGTGGCCGCGGTTAACTTGGAGACTGGTGTCTATTGTCCGTTGTTGGCCCGAATGCGAAGTCCAGCTGGTTGTTAAATTGTCAGCTTATCAGGGTGAAACCGGAAGTGGCCAGTTGAGGCTCGGATAGGCGCTTTTGATCCTGAGCAGACCGCCGCAACTTCCGGTCTAGCCCGTCTCATGGCCGCTAAGTGCTACAGGGCGACCTCATCGACATCGCCGTGTCCGCTTTACTTCTAGGTGGTACTCCTAAAGGTGGACGTGGGGACTGACGCAGGGTCATGTCCGCTTTGTTGCATTGATTTAGATCAACGTCGTCTCTACCGAACGGTCATACTTCCGGTTGCGCTTTAGGAAAGTCTAGACCGCGCTTCGCCGTCCGCAAACACAAAAGCTACCGCACAGATGCCGATATTGGACCATCGTCCGACATCGACCGAGGATTCCGCCAGGTGGCATGCATCGGCTGGGGGGTAACGCATTGAAAGCGAAGCCTGAGCTAACGCACCATATCGCCATTTGTGATGGT
Protein-coding sequences here:
- a CDS encoding winged helix-turn-helix domain-containing protein, which gives rise to MTYHFNDLTLDSERRELRRGDALVAVEPQVFDLLEFLIRARDRVVSRDEVLAAVWHGRIVSEATLSSRVNAARTAIGDNGEEQRLIRTLPRKGLRFVGDVSEHSAPDHSIVDKAAPPRPSEGPSIAVLPFTNMSGDPEQDYFADGIAEDITTALARCSRLTVIARNSAFTYKGKAVDIRQVGRDLGVGYVLEGSVRRGGDRLRITGQLIDAVSGAHLWADRFDGAATDVFDLQDRITENVVGAIEPTLLVAEAERVRTAPPDRLDAYDLLLRAYSLRYEFTPEGMVAALDCLDQALALAPAYAPALAASAYCHAMRHVQGWLKPNDAYRERAVTQAWRAVELAPGDPQVLWMAAFAIWNMADEIEPARELFERSLAINPNSAMALVLCGWIEAMRGNQQAGRAMIERAQRLNPRDPRGWFASAALAICAVLDQNFAEAVMWADKALAQNRRFAVALRVLIVALVKTGETERATQIARELLKVDPEFTISGFLSRIPFPVESMSVTYRETLKAAGVPD
- a CDS encoding arylsulfatase produces the protein MPHSSEQNSEDHPSRLNRRDMLLAGTAMAVVSTATVAMGTAPTSAQQPQKPNVVFILADNVGYGDLGCYGGGELRGAPTPRLDQLAREGLRLTQFLVEPACTPSRAALLTGQYSIRNGLSLIAIEGSPNTLPARAFTMGELFKGAGYATAIFGKWHLGGEPQSLPTAHGFDEYYGIPPNISWDAATYVSTTELTHSVAATPAELLARGPQIVEATAGRALQTVKPFTPEVRANIDYELIDKSIDFIRRQKAAAKPFLLYLPFSMGHVPNLPSEQFKGKSRIGNYGDKIMEGDYHVGQILDTLKELGIDDSTLVVFASDNGPYGQTTREFGNDGTPDMGNAGPFRGELGEATEGAIRTVALIRWPGKIQPNTTSYAMFSIMDFMPTFAHIVGGTMPTDRPIDGVDQTDVLLGNSAAGHRENLLSFIGADLVAARWKQWRIYFTDVHPTGDGPQRQPGIFSASARMAGYPKVYNIEMDPHEDLIVGGMFSWVSEPALKQVDEYLETVKKYPNPPAPNVTQFHGGRG